Proteins encoded in a region of the Methanobacterium petrolearium genome:
- a CDS encoding methanogenesis marker 15 protein translates to MVKIAQISCGTEYSGVQKEIEKAAATFGAEIIIPEADLDYIDEAYHKFGFNAASSSIRLMIARAMSLAEGKSDADAVFIATCFRCAEGALVRNEVRRFIQQNTNLPVVTYSFTERTKADELFIRMEALSTIVARKSLLAREKQEGLTLGIDSGSTTTKVVLMENDKIIGSGWLPTTDVIASAQEGMEQAFQGTGYKYDDVEGVGVTGYGRLNIGKHLNAALIQEELSINAKGAVYLAGHQRGEATVLDIGGMDNKVITVNDGIPDNFTMGGICAGASGRFLEITARRLGVDISELGPLALKGDFKKSLLNSYCIVFGIQDLVTSLAAGNTKEDVAAAACLSVAEQVYEQQLQEIDVREPLIQVGGTSLIGGLVEAVSTVLGGMEVIVPENSQHIGAVGAALLVSGLGDTKEFGAKNL, encoded by the coding sequence ATGGTTAAAATAGCTCAAATTTCATGCGGAACCGAGTACAGTGGAGTGCAAAAAGAGATAGAAAAAGCAGCAGCCACCTTCGGAGCGGAAATAATCATTCCTGAAGCAGATTTAGACTACATAGATGAGGCCTATCATAAATTTGGGTTCAACGCTGCATCAAGCAGCATACGATTAATGATAGCCAGAGCCATGTCCCTGGCGGAAGGCAAATCAGATGCTGATGCTGTTTTCATAGCCACCTGTTTCCGTTGTGCAGAAGGAGCACTGGTTAGAAATGAAGTAAGACGATTCATACAGCAGAACACTAACCTCCCTGTGGTCACCTATTCATTCACCGAGAGAACCAAGGCTGATGAACTGTTCATTAGAATGGAAGCCCTCTCTACCATAGTGGCCAGAAAAAGTTTATTGGCCCGGGAAAAACAGGAAGGACTCACCCTGGGCATTGACTCAGGATCCACCACCACCAAAGTGGTGTTAATGGAAAACGATAAGATCATAGGCTCAGGATGGCTGCCTACCACTGATGTAATAGCCAGTGCCCAGGAAGGAATGGAACAAGCCTTCCAGGGCACTGGTTACAAATATGACGATGTGGAAGGAGTAGGAGTCACAGGATACGGTCGACTCAACATTGGCAAACACCTGAATGCGGCCCTTATCCAGGAAGAACTTTCAATTAATGCTAAAGGGGCTGTTTACCTGGCAGGACACCAAAGGGGGGAAGCCACGGTTTTAGATATTGGTGGTATGGATAACAAAGTCATTACAGTTAACGATGGAATTCCTGATAACTTTACAATGGGAGGAATATGTGCAGGTGCATCTGGAAGGTTCCTTGAGATCACCGCACGACGTTTAGGCGTGGACATCAGCGAACTGGGACCTTTAGCACTTAAAGGAGACTTCAAAAAATCATTATTAAATAGTTACTGCATTGTATTTGGAATTCAAGACCTGGTAACATCCCTGGCAGCTGGAAATACCAAAGAAGATGTGGCTGCTGCAGCATGTCTTTCTGTAGCAGAACAGGTTTATGAACAGCAACTCCAGGAGATCGATGTGAGAGAACCTCTTATTCAGGTTGGTGGAACTAGTCTTATAGGTGGACTGGTGGAAGCGGTTAGCACGGTCCTGGGTGGAATGGAAGTAATTGTACCTGAAAACTCACAGCATATTGGAGCAGTGGGTGCTGCATTACTGGTATCTGGGCTGGGAGACACGAAGGAATTCGGAGCTAAAAATTTGTAG
- a CDS encoding methanogenesis marker 5 protein — protein sequence MKIAVFPPNSLILADMVERRGHEPLVIQKEMRKKVTDPEIDSPPFNITEEEPIKGLKYAAIEVPSGVRGRMAIFGPIIDEAEAAIIMEDAPYGFGCIGCARTNELSMYCLRKRGIPVLEIHYPETREETMEVINKINTFLDELEKPDQSDQSEDSKWEDDKTKEQGEE from the coding sequence GTGAAAATAGCTGTTTTCCCACCTAATTCATTGATACTGGCGGATATGGTGGAACGGAGAGGTCATGAACCTTTAGTAATCCAGAAAGAAATGCGAAAAAAAGTCACAGACCCTGAAATAGACTCCCCACCCTTCAACATCACTGAGGAAGAACCTATAAAAGGCCTTAAGTATGCAGCCATTGAAGTACCCTCTGGTGTGAGGGGTAGGATGGCCATATTCGGGCCAATAATCGATGAAGCCGAAGCAGCTATAATAATGGAGGACGCCCCCTATGGTTTCGGATGTATTGGATGTGCCCGTACCAACGAACTTTCTATGTACTGCCTACGCAAGAGAGGCATCCCAGTACTGGAAATACATTATCCTGAAACCCGGGAAGAAACCATGGAAGTGATTAACAAGATCAACACCTTCCTGGATGAACTGGAAAAACCAGACCAATCAGACCAATCAGAAGATTCTAAATGGGAAGATGATAAAACCAAGGAACAAGGGGAGGAATAA
- a CDS encoding DUF2111 domain-containing protein has translation MNINASSTGEEIATIAIAIHQLVNGLPFTMRTSNNPGVRIEEGKVLDYNYTGPILEEVIKTGKQIQIIPKKGAYQGTPVVVVPIIEEGQTIAAMGVVDITKGIYSDIIEITKRPEELNDSRGGLK, from the coding sequence ATGAATATCAATGCATCATCAACTGGAGAAGAAATAGCAACCATTGCCATTGCCATACACCAACTGGTAAACGGACTACCATTCACCATGCGCACCAGCAATAATCCAGGTGTCCGTATTGAAGAAGGAAAAGTCTTAGATTACAATTATACTGGCCCAATACTGGAAGAAGTGATAAAAACAGGTAAACAAATCCAGATAATTCCCAAAAAAGGAGCATACCAGGGCACACCTGTAGTTGTGGTTCCCATAATTGAAGAAGGACAAACCATAGCTGCCATGGGGGTGGTGGACATAACCAAGGGCATTTACAGTGATATAATTGAAATTACCAAAAGACCAGAAGAACTTAACGATTCAAGAGGTGGTCTAAAGTGA
- a CDS encoding methanogenesis marker 6 protein → MSPENNQISSEDNKVTRMIVLGPKAQLSSSELAGKLHMLELPLTIKSTCYGALIHGNEEVVMDAVEKIRDLDPSNIFTKDRGFPPGDPRRCRAKRGAAREGFHQLEKEYELLEYVCDALENPEKVSLKKPEKISPEDFQKIAQECEK, encoded by the coding sequence ATGTCACCAGAAAATAATCAAATATCATCAGAGGATAATAAAGTCACCAGAATGATTGTATTAGGACCTAAAGCCCAATTAAGTTCAAGTGAATTGGCAGGGAAGTTACACATGCTGGAACTCCCCCTAACCATCAAATCCACTTGTTACGGAGCCCTAATACATGGAAATGAGGAAGTGGTGATGGATGCTGTTGAAAAAATAAGAGATCTGGATCCATCCAACATTTTTACAAAAGACCGTGGATTCCCACCAGGAGACCCTCGAAGATGCCGTGCTAAAAGAGGAGCAGCCAGGGAAGGATTCCATCAATTAGAAAAGGAATATGAACTATTAGAATATGTCTGTGATGCTCTGGAAAACCCTGAAAAGGTTTCCTTAAAAAAACCTGAAAAAATCAGCCCTGAAGATTTCCAAAAAATTGCCCAGGAGTGTGAAAAATGA
- the mmp3 gene encoding methyl-coenzyme M reductase-associated protein Mmp3, translated as MRVKVNGEKVDLAEGSTIQDAINAVGAPYIPGCVLGLVKGTEEVERHVNKYKIKTNQGSIIIEIAADAPESLVETWKNHYHEFSKMGVRWITSQEVAVGPIKTELIPSREECRYHRWDVLFSLSGFTSDATHIILIKADHKATYGAPEENRGIFARVVGGKRTILKLTDDDEILKIKPVMERENIIKSAAITNLETLLEEGNQIFTYVQVKPNPKSPQSVEHFYALQESGKIRVDYDSNSFAGFYALQGLDKETEQIDQRKRGTITLRNTGKGVGRVYIYREDRVSTPSHNVLGKVEKGMELLDMARYGDDVTFKTYPGRVMTLAMTQKEAEEFLKENGVKQIREGLDDDNAVVVRQEPHYTMDIIGQGEVKTFGILKEDLVHLELDQEAPRSTWYFQKITGLLDSPVGSLNVHFAFPGMKLLMFKAVPKESKGLIPENTPKGKVKAGYIGVTNMSRRHIGMVGVRFEDNEEFGPTGEPFQGTNIIGRVVKGMEHLEKYKEGDTVYVTRK; from the coding sequence ATGAGGGTAAAGGTCAATGGAGAAAAAGTAGATCTTGCTGAAGGTTCAACAATACAGGATGCAATAAACGCTGTGGGAGCACCCTACATTCCCGGATGTGTTCTGGGTCTGGTTAAGGGTACTGAAGAAGTTGAACGACATGTCAACAAGTATAAAATAAAAACCAACCAGGGAAGCATTATCATTGAAATAGCTGCTGATGCACCGGAAAGTTTAGTTGAAACATGGAAAAACCATTACCATGAATTTTCTAAGATGGGTGTCCGCTGGATTACCTCTCAAGAAGTGGCTGTTGGACCTATAAAAACAGAATTAATCCCGAGTAGAGAAGAATGCCGTTATCATCGTTGGGATGTACTTTTCAGCCTCTCAGGATTCACTTCAGATGCCACCCACATCATACTTATCAAAGCAGACCATAAAGCTACATACGGCGCACCTGAAGAAAACAGGGGAATCTTTGCACGGGTGGTGGGTGGTAAAAGAACCATCCTAAAACTCACTGATGACGATGAGATTCTAAAGATAAAACCAGTCATGGAAAGAGAGAACATAATAAAAAGCGCTGCCATCACCAACCTGGAAACCCTTCTAGAAGAAGGAAACCAGATATTCACCTACGTACAAGTCAAACCCAATCCTAAATCTCCCCAATCCGTGGAACATTTCTATGCACTGCAAGAATCAGGAAAAATCCGTGTTGATTATGATTCCAATTCATTCGCCGGATTTTATGCCTTGCAAGGTTTAGATAAAGAAACGGAACAGATAGATCAACGAAAACGCGGAACTATAACCCTTCGTAATACAGGAAAAGGCGTAGGGCGTGTTTACATTTATAGAGAGGACCGTGTTTCCACTCCATCTCATAATGTACTGGGAAAAGTGGAGAAAGGCATGGAATTACTGGACATGGCTCGTTACGGTGATGATGTAACATTTAAAACCTATCCTGGCAGGGTAATGACCCTTGCCATGACTCAAAAAGAGGCAGAAGAATTTCTAAAGGAAAATGGTGTTAAACAAATCCGTGAAGGACTGGATGATGATAACGCAGTGGTGGTACGACAGGAACCTCATTACACTATGGATATCATTGGCCAAGGAGAAGTGAAAACATTTGGAATACTTAAAGAAGATCTGGTGCATCTGGAATTGGATCAGGAGGCACCACGTTCAACATGGTACTTCCAAAAAATCACTGGACTGTTGGATTCACCGGTAGGATCATTAAACGTCCACTTTGCATTTCCAGGGATGAAACTATTGATGTTTAAAGCCGTTCCCAAAGAATCTAAGGGTTTGATACCTGAAAACACTCCTAAAGGCAAGGTGAAGGCAGGTTATATTGGAGTCACCAACATGTCCCGTCGTCATATTGGGATGGTAGGGGTACGTTTCGAGGACAACGAGGAATTTGGCCCAACAGGAGAACCATTTCAGGGAACCAATATAATTGGTAGAGTGGTAAAAGGAATGGAACATCTGGAGAAATATAAGGAGGGGGACACAGTTTATGTCACCAGAAAATAA
- a CDS encoding methanogenesis marker 2 protein, protein MDLKPLIDSIRNFEGITRKNLIKDVTGLLEETYNISGKTVLGFGDDASALEIGNSQVVLMAADGMWGKLMEADPWWAGYCSVLVNVNDIAAMGGIPLGMTNVLSTQNEDICAQIMDGINEGVKKFGVPMVGGHVHPDAPYNSLDVSITGIMNREDLITSCGARPGHKVLVAIDLDGNVHPQFHLNWDTTTMKSAELVQAQIKAMNELACKHLVSAGKDISNPGTIGTLGMLLEASNVGATVQLELIPRNTDVTWENWLKLYPGAGFVLTAEEDKVGDVIKILEKVNITTRVVGSITSDKKLYLTSGEDKEIIFDFYTDKIMGIQEERP, encoded by the coding sequence TTGGATTTAAAACCATTGATTGATTCTATAAGAAATTTTGAGGGAATTACCCGGAAAAATCTGATAAAAGATGTAACTGGTCTTTTGGAAGAAACTTACAATATATCTGGAAAAACAGTTCTAGGGTTTGGTGATGATGCATCAGCCCTGGAAATTGGAAACAGCCAGGTGGTGCTCATGGCTGCCGATGGAATGTGGGGAAAGTTAATGGAAGCCGACCCCTGGTGGGCTGGGTATTGTTCTGTTCTGGTAAATGTAAATGACATCGCAGCCATGGGCGGAATACCATTAGGAATGACCAATGTCTTATCCACCCAGAATGAAGACATATGTGCCCAGATCATGGATGGAATCAACGAAGGAGTGAAAAAATTCGGAGTGCCTATGGTGGGGGGACATGTGCACCCAGATGCACCCTACAATTCCCTTGATGTGTCCATAACCGGAATTATGAACCGTGAAGATCTCATCACCAGTTGTGGTGCCAGACCCGGACATAAAGTCCTGGTGGCAATTGACCTGGATGGGAACGTACATCCACAGTTTCACCTGAACTGGGATACCACCACCATGAAAAGTGCAGAACTGGTCCAGGCGCAAATCAAGGCCATGAATGAACTTGCATGTAAACACTTGGTAAGTGCTGGGAAGGACATAAGTAACCCTGGCACAATAGGGACTCTGGGAATGCTTTTAGAAGCATCTAATGTAGGTGCAACAGTCCAACTGGAGCTGATACCTAGAAACACTGATGTAACTTGGGAAAATTGGCTTAAACTTTACCCTGGGGCGGGTTTCGTGCTTACAGCAGAGGAAGATAAAGTTGGAGACGTTATCAAAATTTTGGAAAAGGTTAATATAACCACCAGGGTTGTGGGCAGCATAACATCGGATAAAAAACTTTATTTAACATCTGGTGAGGATAAAGAGATTATTTTTGATTTTTATACCGATAAAATTATGGGAATACAGGAGGAAAGGCCCTAG
- a CDS encoding DUF2117 domain-containing protein, producing the protein MKIGLVVHGPEIVDSGYAQKFIEFLGNYGVVKSRLGGTMGRTAVIDAHLEDKIDISQKLFPSQSVDKFNQENCDVIFLINYGKSSVTGHAFGYKVYNNSQGQPPLIQIERPGEEDGSVVAWGKDLEKLAEDISSKLGLLLVSPDQIKKKLFSEDPCQAISGNICRKIAGVSPDENIFVNGIVIGKSKSSYITIIAENGIIIDIEGGELKKHGVEKLGTVNLEKAIVKTGLLRKSIVEPRIIKSEKSNNKFTVSYLNHAAEDIYRLKNADMVVTVGDDTTLVAADILYRFNVPIIGITDGDVDRVVEEGHKSEGSLIIELDAGFDDLAGDKVFLELFNRKETIEIENIENFKSKLLQIISEITNNYKLIQ; encoded by the coding sequence TTGAAGATTGGGTTGGTAGTACATGGACCAGAAATTGTTGACTCGGGTTACGCTCAGAAGTTCATAGAATTTTTAGGAAATTATGGTGTGGTTAAATCTCGACTTGGCGGTACTATGGGCAGAACTGCAGTTATCGATGCCCATCTAGAAGATAAGATCGATATCAGTCAGAAGCTTTTCCCCAGCCAGTCTGTTGACAAGTTCAATCAGGAAAATTGTGATGTTATTTTTCTCATTAACTATGGTAAATCTAGTGTAACTGGCCATGCCTTCGGATACAAAGTTTACAATAATTCTCAGGGCCAACCTCCCCTCATCCAGATAGAAAGGCCTGGGGAAGAAGATGGCAGTGTTGTAGCATGGGGAAAGGACCTGGAAAAATTGGCAGAGGATATCTCCAGTAAGCTGGGTCTGTTGTTGGTATCCCCAGATCAGATCAAGAAAAAATTATTCAGTGAAGATCCTTGCCAAGCAATTTCAGGTAATATCTGCCGGAAAATTGCTGGTGTATCACCGGATGAGAACATATTTGTCAACGGCATAGTCATCGGCAAATCCAAATCTTCTTATATTACAATAATAGCTGAAAATGGAATAATAATTGATATTGAGGGTGGAGAGCTTAAAAAACACGGTGTTGAGAAATTAGGAACTGTGAACCTTGAAAAAGCAATAGTAAAAACTGGATTACTACGTAAATCAATTGTTGAGCCCAGAATAATAAAATCAGAAAAATCAAACAATAAATTCACTGTTTCTTATCTTAATCATGCTGCTGAGGATATATACCGGTTGAAAAATGCGGATATGGTGGTAACTGTTGGTGATGATACCACACTGGTGGCTGCGGACATACTTTACCGTTTCAACGTTCCCATAATCGGCATAACAGATGGAGATGTTGACAGAGTAGTTGAAGAAGGACATAAATCTGAAGGTTCTTTAATAATTGAACTTGACGCAGGTTTTGATGATTTAGCAGGTGATAAAGTTTTTTTGGAACTTTTCAACCGTAAAGAAACCATAGAAATAGAAAATATAGAAAATTTTAAAAGTAAATTACTACAGATAATAAGTGAGATAACCAATAATTATAAACTTATACAGTAA
- a CDS encoding ribonuclease VapC yields the protein MKEKVYVLDASGIIGGFISSKNQNVTTNGVISEIKDFKSQITLESALREKKLIIKEPGSDSLDQVQRAIKDSGDILRLSEVDKQLVALAITLKNNFHPVVVTDDYSIQNILEILQIPYRSVLTEGINEVYGWIKICRGCRKKYPSIYPADECEICGSALYRKRIKK from the coding sequence ATGAAAGAAAAAGTTTATGTTCTTGATGCATCAGGAATTATCGGAGGATTCATATCTTCAAAAAATCAGAATGTCACTACAAATGGAGTCATATCTGAAATAAAGGATTTTAAGTCACAAATAACTCTTGAATCTGCTTTAAGAGAAAAAAAACTTATTATCAAAGAACCGGGTTCTGATTCACTTGATCAGGTCCAAAGGGCAATAAAAGATTCTGGTGATATTTTAAGATTGTCTGAAGTTGATAAACAATTAGTGGCCTTAGCAATAACTCTTAAAAACAATTTTCACCCGGTTGTGGTCACCGATGATTATTCCATCCAAAATATATTAGAGATTTTGCAGATTCCATATCGAAGTGTTCTAACTGAGGGAATAAATGAAGTGTATGGATGGATCAAGATATGTCGTGGATGCAGGAAGAAATATCCCTCAATTTACCCAGCAGATGAATGTGAAATCTGTGGTTCTGCTCTTTACAGGAAAAGAATAAAAAAATAA
- a CDS encoding MogA/MoaB family molybdenum cofactor biosynthesis protein has product MESKSMEEHKKHSPIRVKVGVITLSDSKSQQKESNNSKYGKNIPPKDDLSGKIILESLQNRHELVSYRIIPDDADLLLKNLKKMKDKGAEVIISTGGTGIGKQDITIETITPLFEKELSGFGEIFRYESYKELGTGAILSRATAGVWEEIILVALPGSPNAVQLGMKIIKPELGHLVKHAKN; this is encoded by the coding sequence ATGGAAAGTAAAAGTATGGAAGAACACAAAAAACACAGCCCAATACGGGTCAAAGTAGGAGTAATCACCCTTAGTGACTCAAAATCCCAGCAAAAAGAATCAAATAATTCAAAATACGGGAAAAATATTCCCCCTAAAGATGATTTATCTGGTAAAATAATATTAGAATCACTACAAAATCGACATGAATTAGTTTCTTATAGGATCATACCCGATGATGCAGACCTTCTTTTAAAAAATCTGAAGAAAATGAAGGACAAGGGAGCTGAAGTCATTATAAGTACCGGAGGTACTGGCATTGGGAAACAAGACATCACCATAGAAACCATAACCCCCCTTTTTGAAAAAGAATTGAGTGGTTTCGGAGAAATATTCCGTTACGAATCTTATAAGGAGTTAGGAACTGGTGCAATACTATCAAGGGCAACTGCAGGGGTTTGGGAGGAAATTATTCTGGTGGCATTACCTGGATCTCCCAATGCAGTTCAACTGGGGATGAAAATAATAAAACCAGAACTTGGACATCTGGTTAAACACGCCAAAAATTAA
- the pyrE gene encoding orotate phosphoribosyltransferase: protein MEQDKKLLINLLKANDVIKFGKFTLSSGKKSDYYVDMKKAITDPQILLQVAKIISNLIKDDAIDRIAGPALGAVPIATAVALQSGIPMLMIRKAKKDYGTSKLIEGDLKEGDNVIVVEDVTTTGKSLLKTVRAVTDNGGKIKRTFVIVDRDEGAVEGLEKEGLQLEPIVSISDFK, encoded by the coding sequence ATGGAACAGGATAAAAAACTTCTTATAAACCTTTTGAAGGCCAATGATGTTATCAAATTTGGCAAATTCACCCTTTCTTCAGGTAAAAAGAGTGATTACTACGTTGACATGAAAAAAGCCATAACAGATCCCCAGATCCTACTTCAAGTGGCTAAAATCATTTCTAACCTGATTAAGGATGATGCAATTGACAGAATTGCTGGACCTGCCCTGGGGGCGGTTCCCATTGCAACAGCAGTGGCTTTGCAATCTGGTATACCCATGCTTATGATCCGTAAGGCCAAAAAGGATTATGGCACATCTAAACTTATTGAAGGCGATTTAAAAGAGGGGGATAATGTTATAGTGGTCGAAGACGTTACAACTACTGGAAAATCTCTTTTAAAAACAGTCCGGGCTGTTACAGATAATGGGGGGAAAATCAAACGGACTTTTGTCATCGTTGATCGAGACGAGGGTGCAGTTGAAGGGTTGGAAAAAGAAGGACTGCAATTAGAACCCATTGTATCCATCAGCGATTTTAAATAA
- a CDS encoding PRC-barrel domain-containing protein gives MRIVEEIVGKEVLDSSAVIIGKVKDVEVNMETNQIQAFIVGKGGISEGLGLSKGETIIPYNMVSKIGDKMLLKSREEGVSYDF, from the coding sequence ATGAGAATAGTGGAAGAAATAGTTGGTAAAGAGGTTTTGGACAGTTCAGCTGTGATCATTGGAAAGGTTAAGGATGTGGAAGTCAACATGGAAACTAACCAGATTCAAGCATTCATAGTGGGAAAAGGTGGAATATCTGAGGGATTGGGTTTGTCTAAAGGTGAAACTATAATTCCTTATAACATGGTTAGCAAAATAGGGGATAAAATGCTTCTAAAAAGTAGGGAAGAGGGAGTAAGCTACGATTTTTAA
- a CDS encoding sodium:solute symporter family protein, which yields MNELLMLSIIVIIYLFLTGYVGYVAWRRTKTADDYMVAGRETHPFIMALSYGATFISTAAIVGFGGVSGVYGMGLLWLTFLNILVGIFIAFVFFGKRTRKMGHNLGALTFPEFLSKRFDSKFIQYFSGLVIFLGMTLYASVVLIGMARFAETTLSIDYSVALIVLAVIVALYVIFGGIRGVMYTDALQGSIMFIGMFILLVATYWMLGGLEHANQALTNLVNIVPVDATAKATATGFTGWTSMPALGSPFWWTLVSTLILGVGIGVLSQPQLVVRFMTVKSNRELNRAVLVGGIFILLMTGTAFIVGALSNLYFYDTAGKLAIQVVNGNADKIIPAFITAAMPLWFAYIFMITLLSAAMSTLSAQIHTQGTALGRDIYETLSNKKGAASVYIARLGIAIAMIIAVIMGFILPPNIIAVGTSMWFSITAAAFLSMYVFALFWKGCTKAGAISGLVVGTFLSFFWLILEYQKSAEALGVVKALTGSAVLVPSLPWPTVDPIIISLPIAFVVTVVVSLLTKKPSKEHMEQCFQGVGK from the coding sequence ATGAATGAGTTATTGATGTTAAGTATTATAGTTATAATATACCTGTTTTTGACTGGTTATGTGGGTTATGTGGCCTGGCGGCGAACCAAGACTGCCGATGATTACATGGTGGCTGGAAGAGAAACACACCCCTTCATCATGGCTTTAAGTTATGGGGCAACTTTCATCAGCACAGCAGCCATCGTAGGGTTTGGTGGTGTATCAGGAGTCTATGGAATGGGGCTTTTATGGTTAACATTCCTGAATATACTGGTGGGTATCTTCATTGCATTCGTATTCTTTGGAAAACGCACCCGAAAAATGGGACACAACTTAGGCGCCTTAACCTTCCCTGAATTCTTATCAAAACGTTTTGATAGTAAATTCATACAGTATTTCAGTGGACTGGTAATATTTTTAGGAATGACCCTGTATGCATCTGTGGTTCTGATTGGCATGGCCCGGTTTGCTGAAACAACCCTCAGTATTGATTATAGTGTGGCATTGATAGTACTGGCAGTTATTGTGGCGTTATATGTTATTTTCGGCGGAATAAGGGGTGTGATGTACACTGATGCCCTGCAAGGAAGTATAATGTTTATTGGAATGTTCATCCTTTTGGTAGCCACTTACTGGATGTTAGGTGGTTTAGAACATGCTAATCAGGCACTTACCAATTTGGTGAACATTGTGCCGGTTGATGCAACTGCCAAGGCAACTGCCACGGGATTCACAGGATGGACATCCATGCCGGCGTTGGGAAGCCCATTCTGGTGGACTTTAGTCAGTACACTGATTTTGGGGGTGGGAATAGGAGTTTTATCCCAACCTCAGCTGGTTGTTCGTTTCATGACTGTTAAATCCAACCGGGAACTGAACCGTGCTGTACTTGTAGGTGGAATATTCATCCTCCTGATGACTGGAACTGCTTTCATAGTAGGGGCTTTATCCAACCTATATTTCTATGATACAGCGGGTAAACTGGCCATACAGGTGGTAAATGGTAATGCAGATAAGATAATACCGGCGTTCATCACTGCTGCCATGCCATTATGGTTTGCTTATATATTCATGATCACCCTTTTATCTGCGGCAATGTCCACTCTCAGTGCTCAGATACACACCCAGGGAACTGCCCTGGGAAGGGATATATATGAAACTTTAAGCAACAAAAAAGGAGCAGCTTCAGTATATATTGCTAGGCTAGGAATTGCCATTGCAATGATCATAGCAGTTATTATGGGATTCATCTTACCACCAAATATAATAGCGGTGGGAACATCCATGTGGTTCTCCATAACTGCAGCAGCATTCCTATCCATGTATGTATTTGCCCTATTCTGGAAAGGCTGCACCAAAGCCGGTGCCATATCTGGCCTGGTAGTTGGAACTTTCTTAAGCTTTTTCTGGTTGATATTAGAGTACCAGAAATCTGCAGAGGCTTTAGGTGTTGTTAAAGCATTAACTGGAAGTGCCGTACTGGTACCTTCACTACCATGGCCAACAGTGGACCCTATTATCATATCACTACCCATTGCATTTGTGGTAACAGTAGTGGTGAGTTTATTGACTAAAAAACCTAGCAAAGAACACATGGAGCAATGTTTCCAGGGAGTAGGTAAATAA
- a CDS encoding symporter small accessory protein translates to MVLGINDPWIWGAYIGCILVTLLCVIYGILNWNKGGEDEEGQVKEEVKWHKKEKVMEEEELGLWDEHDA, encoded by the coding sequence TTGGTTCTAGGAATAAATGATCCCTGGATATGGGGGGCATACATTGGATGCATCCTGGTAACCCTTCTATGTGTTATTTACGGAATTTTAAACTGGAATAAAGGCGGCGAAGATGAAGAAGGCCAGGTAAAAGAGGAAGTCAAGTGGCACAAAAAAGAGAAGGTTATGGAGGAAGAAGAATTAGGTCTTTGGGATGAACACGACGCATAA